The stretch of DNA GTGGCTGCAGATTAATTACACAATGTTAAAGTTAATTAAACTAAGTATGCTAATTTAGTAGGAGCTCCCAAAATAGTAAATTAACAACAGAATCCAAACAAAAACTTGAAAAGCAGAGTGTATACAGTTGATACAAAAGCTTGTCAATTTCTCGTATCACTTACATTTTATTTCATCAATTTTTGTTTAACTATATACAAATTTCACTAGCTTCTCCAACCACCAAATTCTACCTACATCCAAAAAATCTAATCTAGATATGTAAATAtcataagagaaaaaaaatgaataaatcatttttttttaaaagaggaAAGTAATGAGAGTGGAGATGTAGGAAGGAgtttgtttctatttttagaTTGCTATCGGATCTCTACTAATCCGATCTGAGACGCCGACACTGGTTTATAGTGTCGGCGATTTAGATCGGTGAAGGGAGTAGGGGAGTTCTATGCAGATCACATTCTTAATCTGCGTAGAATTCCGCTACTCCAGAAGCTTCCCAGAGGCGTTGATTGTACTCGTTCACCTTGTGATCGGGAACGAAAGGAGTCCTACAGAGAGGGCAAGTCCTTTGATCGTGGTCCATCCAACGGTCCACGCAACCGCGATGGAACACGTGTCTGCAGTTCGCCATACACCTGATCTCGTCTTCCCCGGAGAATTCGCTCAGGCAAACCGCACATCCGTTCTCCATCGTCGCCGGAATGAAATCTCCGGCGCCGGCTATGTCGCTGAATTTCATGACGGGGAGGAATTCGCGGATGAGGATAGCGGAGAGGGAAGGGATGGTagttgtggtggtggtggcggtggGCCGGAATTGGGCCTGGTGGGCCTGGGTCCAAGAGAGAGGGTAGGGGTCGGTGGTGGTAGTGTCGAGGAGTTCAGAGAGGCCGAGGAGGCGGAAGAGGGAGAGTACGAGGTTTCGGAGGGCGGCGAGGAAGGTGAGGAGGCGGAGGAAGATGTTTGGGACGAGGACTTCCGTGTAGCCTACGGGGAACCCCATTgtgtagagagagagagagaaggttgTGTTGTGAATTGGAGAGAAGTGAGGAAGGTGAGAAAGGTATATAATGGTGATAAGATGGTGTGACGAAGGGAGGAGGGGACAATGACCAATGGAAGATTAGGTAGGTTGAGAGGTTGGTATTTTTTGGACggcactcttttttttttttccttttcctgTTTAGAGTttctttttattcctttttactCCATTTTAAATAGGTTTCATTTATATTAACCCATATTGTTTTATCACATTgtgtagtaataataataataggaaACATTCATATTCATATACAGTTgtctttattaataataaatataaaattagttaagatagtaagtaatttatttttaattaagaagatttaaattttagaaataacaaaaataaatttaaagttaattttaatgtattaataatataaaaaattttatacgaTTAGAAATGTATACGATAATTAATGAaccctttattttctttatatattattatattataaaacatTTCATTTTACATCACTaagtgttattttattttaaatgttgATGAAATATGTTTTACTTTTAAACATTAACAATAAATAAGTAAAGAGTAATGCTAGGGGctagcaatttttgtgattgttagccatcaactagctattaatgatgatttgatggtgtgagattggtatgagatttcatccaatggctcaccttctTCTGCTGATTACATGCTggtcaaaattcaataaaactgctggcccTAGACTTTTCCATAAGTAAATAAACTATTCCGTAATATTATTGCGGAAAAATATTAGTTTGTATTAAATGCAAAACAGCAAAAGTGCAAAACTAAAGTATAATACCCAGCTCAATTGCTTGGTTTGAATGTTACTTTAATTGAACGATTCAGCATAAAGCGAACTTCTAAAAATCTTTACGTAATTTAAAAGAATTGTGGTTTTCCAAAATAAACAATTTAATCGAAAAGAGACAAGACCAGTAAATATCTCTTTAACGAATTTAGTTAATTAGCTAAACCACCAAAACCACCCCACCTGTCACGGTAAATTTTTAGAAGGTTATATTTAACAGTGTTTGTATAGTTTTCTGGAGTGTTTGAGAATACTCTAGATGGTTCCGGAACGTTCTAGAATGTCCTAGAAGGTTCTGGAATACtctagaaggttctagaagactTTAGAAGATCATGGAatattctagaagagtgtaGATGTATATAGAAGTATAAAGAGTGGTATGGAATAATCTAGAAACATTTAGAGAGTtgtggtaggatagatatttgtaaagaaggttctggatgattaatctggaccgttgattagatttaatcctaaccatccattgaggaggtggatggctataaataggggTAAGAGTTAGAGTTTGGGTgtgtgtgaatcatttgtaaccaacacttgagcaataaagtgttctttccaccaaagcttcctttctcttgtgttctcttgtattcttagctttcttgctaagtattgagggttaggctgacttggtcttagctcaagaggttgagtaagtccgagtgccggcacggtagcgttggagtgtgtccaaggccGTGACAATTTGGTATCCGAGCAAGGTTCGGGAGGGAGCACAAGTGGTTTGTGAGAATGGCTTCTAATATCACCATGGAGCATGTTGAGTCTCAAAGGAGAAGGGATGCTATTCCTTCTCAATGGGGAGGCAAGAAGATCCGTTCTTCAAGTGAGTCTAGAGGTAAGGACTCTAACTTCCTAGAAGAGAGAGTTTCTGTGTTGGAGAATGTTCTATCCTCTATGGATGAGCGGTTCCAAAGGATAGAACATGACAAGGAGACCCTCGAGGCTCACGTGTTAGGAGAACTAgatgctttcaaagaaagcatgctccaaattgaagagAAGCTTGAGAATTCCTTAAAGCTATTTGAGGAAGTTCGAGTTTGGTTCGAGGAGGCGAAATCTCGACCAACCATTATAAGGGAGATGACAAAGATTGATCTCCCCAAGTCAAAGGAGTTCAAGGGCGTAAGGGACGCTCGCGAGGTGGAGAACTTCCTATGGCAAATGGAGAGGTACTTCGAAGGCCAAGGGGTGGTCGAAGAAGCAATAAAGGTACGCACTGCAGCTCTCTACCTTTCTGATAATGCTACTTTGTGGTGGAGGAGAAAGTGCGTAGATATGGAAAAGGGTACTTGCAACATAGCCACATGGGAAGATTTCAAAAGGGAATTGAAAAGACAATTCTTCCCTGAGAATGTGGTTtatgaagcaaggaagaagtTGAGGGAGTTGAAGCACAAGAGTACGATTAGCGACTACGTAAAGGAGTTCACTACTCTCACGCTTCAAATCCCCAACTTAGCATCAGAGGATgcattgttcttcttcattgatAGACTCCAACCTTAGACAAAGCAAGAACTACAAAGAAGGAATGTTAAGGATGTCGATGAGGCCATCGTGGTGGCCGAATCACTCACTGAGTATCATAGGGGAGACTCTAAACCCAAGTCTTCCTCCAATCCTAGTTCTGCTAAAGGTGGGGGAGACAAGGGGAAGAGTTTCTCAATCAAGAAGGAAGGAAAATACTCTTCAAAGAAAGAGTacgaggaaaagaagaaggctTTCGTGCCCAAAGGAGGATGCTTCGTGTGCAAGGGACCACACCAAATGAAGGACTGTCCCAAGCTAGGGACTCTGGCATCTATCGCCGAGGAACGAGAGGCCCAAACTCAAGTAATTGAGTGTGTTGGATCTATCCAACACATAAATGCTATGAAGGCCAAAGAGGCAAGCACTGCAGAAAAGAAAGGCTTGATGTATGTCAAAGCCTTTATCAATGAAAAACCTGTCATGGCTATGATCGACACTGGTGCTACACACAACTTCATCACGCCTGATGAAGCAANNNNNNNNNNNNNNNNNNNNNNNNNNNNNNNNNNNNNNNNNNNNNNNNNNNNNNNNNNNNNNNNNNNNNNNNNNNNNNNNNNNNNNNNNNNNNNNNNNNNNNNNNNNNNNNNNNNNNNNNNNNNNNNNNNNNNNNNNNNNNNNNNNNNNNNNNNNNNNNNNNNNNNNNNNNNNNNNNNNNNNNNNNNNNNNNNNNNNNNNNNNNNNNNNNNNNNNNNNNNNNNNNNNNNNNNNNNNNNNNNNNNNNNNNNNNNNNNNNNNNNNNNNNNNNNNNNNNNNNNNNNNNNNNNNNNNNNNNNNNNNNNNNNNNNNNNNNNNNNNNNNNNNNNNNNNNNNNNNNNNNNNNNNNNNNNNNNNNNNNNNNNNNNNNNNNNNNNNNNNNNNNNNNNNNNNNNNNNNNNNNNNNNNNNNNNNNNNNNNNNNNNNNNNNNNNNNNNNNNNNNNNNNNNtcagaatttaataatttatcttatttaatatttattggttattgttaaaatttatgaatattaaataaaataaatttaaactttttttggattttctaacattataaaaaaaataaaaaaatttactcaaTGTAATTTCATACCGTCTTTTGCGTCAGTTGGGAAATCAATCTCCGGTACGAACCGATAGATCTCAAGGGCGTTGAGGATTGGGGGAGCTTCTGATCCTGAAGTTGCACTAATGCTAACATTAATATCACCATGTGCTGTATATGCAGAACTAACAGTGACTGGTTTCAAGTATTCAAGAACCAACGGTTCTGAGAGAATGCTTTGCGAGTTAAGGGTGATGtcaattattcttttttttccaaCCCCAAGTTGCTCAATTTCAGCAAAGTGGAAGTATGTATAATACCCGCTAGAGTTTTCAACTTCGATTCCAAGCACACTGCTATAACTAAATTCCAAGGCATCAGAAACAATCTGTGATGTTGCAACACTCCTCATTACTTTGGACGGTACTTTATAAGAATCTGATTTATTGCTTCCAATATCAATGGCGGTTGAGTAGTTATCTAATTCCAAGCTTTGCCAACTATCTACATCGCGATCATAACGCCAAATCCGGTCATACACATCATCTTTGTACCTAACAAATTTTTCACAAACAACATGGTTGTCATTAGAACTTCAAGCTCGTCAAATTACTAGTTTATTAGTTGACGGGTTCAACCAATAAATgactgtt from Arachis duranensis cultivar V14167 chromosome 4, aradu.V14167.gnm2.J7QH, whole genome shotgun sequence encodes:
- the LOC107485898 gene encoding brassinosteroid-responsive RING protein 1 — protein: MGFPVGYTEVLVPNIFLRLLTFLAALRNLVLSLFRLLGLSELLDTTTTDPYPLSWTQAHQAQFRPTATTTTTTIPSLSAILIREFLPVMKFSDIAGAGDFIPATMENGCAVCLSEFSGEDEIRCMANCRHVFHRGCVDRWMDHDQRTCPLCRTPFVPDHKVNEYNQRLWEASGVAEFYAD
- the LOC107485829 gene encoding probable LRR receptor-like serine/threonine-protein kinase At1g51860 isoform X1; the protein is MTFDIHLGVNLWDTVSLDSESYWSFTEIIYTHTSDSIQICLVKTGQSTPCISSLELRPLSSSVYALNSTTNSPLLLYLRTDIASLDAREYVRYKDDVYDRIWRYDRDVDSWQSLELDNYSTAIDIGSNKSDSYKVPSKVMRSVATSQIVSDALEFSYSSVLGIEVENSSGYYTYFHFAEIEQLGVGKKRIIDITLNSQSILSEPLVLEYLKPVTVSSAYTAHGDINVSISATSGSEAPPILNALEIYRFVPEIDFPTDAKDGMKLH